The following are encoded in a window of Euwallacea fornicatus isolate EFF26 chromosome 21, ASM4011564v1, whole genome shotgun sequence genomic DNA:
- the LOC136345902 gene encoding uncharacterized protein isoform X1, which translates to MVTTPDFTNTLFFVQQSTLEKLKCSQCHNLLSVFPVYRNPKGDAICGRCPTDVTFTRDQLYEHAVELQKFPCINRRYGCLEALLPCHMSIHEEKCRYKLHLCPTRVYNNCHWEGKLEDLVNHFEKHHPAFILNDCRFEVDFVNNHSEQYLMSFAEELYIVIREAKSTDKTFSVQVKYLGFNLDVDNYNYELTLESPKKIYKFVLEEKVGFQLILQEKTVQEKLHNPTTIIASLAIKQNSKLPIQSQDEECIEDEYETENLKDVECPVCMYHLVPPIYQCETGHSICKDCKETQEDCPTCHASFNRTQNFTLERVIMNMIYPCKHFGCRFKTEARNIKKHEATCLFGPFTCPLQDFEQCSVQVPLSKLFEHIKSKHYENLLELDTLSIPFDLALVDDIEEGYILQYGLLLFKLSFVYKVEEKKFKWAVHFVGPADECVKYNFELEIVDCNEKIRRMYVKSSCTPLCDKNDAFRDTGEYVYLHYDQVTKFIKNHLTFRVLINKKE; encoded by the exons ATGGTGACTACTCCAG ACTTCACAAACACCCTGTTCTTTGTCCAGCAATCTACCCTTGAAAAGCTGAAATGCAGTCAATGCCATAATCTCCTCTCAGTCTTCCCAGTCTATAGGAACCCTAAAGGCGATGCCATATGTGGTCGATGCCCCACTGATGTAACTTTCACTCGAGATCAGCTCTATGAACATGCAGTTGAACTCCAAAAGTTCCCATGTATTAACCGCAGATATGGTTGCCTTGAGGCCCTCCTTCCCTGCCATATGTCAATCCATGAGGAGAAATGCAGATATAAGCTGCATTTGTGCCCCACCAGAGTTTACAACAACTGTCATTGGGAGGGAAAGTTAGAAGACCTTGTCAATCACTTCGAGAAACATCATCCTGCTTTTATACTGAATGATTGTAGGTTTGAAGTGGATTTTGTCAACAATCACAGTGAGCAGTATTTAATGTCCTTTGCGGAGGAGTTATATATTGTAATACGAGAGGCAAAATCTACTGACAAGACCTTTTCAGTgcaagtaaaatatttaggCTTTAATTTAGATGTGGACAATTATAATTATGAATTGACACTGGAGAGccccaaaaaaatttacaagttCGTTCTGGAAGAAAAAGTTGGATTTCAGCTGATTTTGCAAGAGAAAACTGTTCAAGAAAAGCTCCACAATCCTACAACTATTATTGCTTCTCTAGCCATCAAGCAAAACTCAAAATTACCAATACAGTCTCAAGACGAAGAGTGCATTGAGGACGAATATGAAACTGAGAACCTCAAAGATGTGGAATGTCCTGTTTGTATGTATCATTTAGTTCCTCCCATATATCAATGTGAAACTGGACATAGTATTTGCAAGGACTGCAAAGAGACTCAGGAAGACTGCCCCACATGCCATGCCTCCTTCAACAGAACCCAAAATTTTACTTTGGAAAGAGTGATCATGAATATGATCTATCCCTGCAAACACTTTGGGTGCAGATTCAAAACTGAGGCCCGAAACATCAAGAAACATGAGGCTACCTGTCTTTTTGGCCCCTTTACTTGTCCTTTGCAAGACTTTGAACAATGCTCAGTTCAAGTTCCGTTATCCAAACTCTTTGAGCATATTAAGAGTAAACACTATGAGAATCTGCTTGAGCTTGACACTTTAAGTATCCCCTTCGATTTAGCTTTGGTAGATGATATTGAGGAGGGCTATATCTTGCAGTATGGTTTACTGCTGTTCAAGCTAAGTTTTGTGTACAAAGTtgaagaaaagaaatttaaatgggCAGTTCATTTTGTCGGCCCTGCTGATGAGTGTGTAAAGTATAACTTTGAGCTGGAGATCGTGGATTGCAATGAGAAAATTAGGCGAATGTATGTCAAAAGCAGTTGCACTCCATTATGTGATAAAAACGACGCTTTTCGTGATACTGGCGAGTATGTTTACCTGCATTATGATCAGGTGaccaaatttatcaaaaatcacCTTACTTTTAGAGTATTAATTAACAAGAAAGAATGA
- the LOC136345902 gene encoding uncharacterized protein isoform X2, producing MDFTNTLFFVQQSTLEKLKCSQCHNLLSVFPVYRNPKGDAICGRCPTDVTFTRDQLYEHAVELQKFPCINRRYGCLEALLPCHMSIHEEKCRYKLHLCPTRVYNNCHWEGKLEDLVNHFEKHHPAFILNDCRFEVDFVNNHSEQYLMSFAEELYIVIREAKSTDKTFSVQVKYLGFNLDVDNYNYELTLESPKKIYKFVLEEKVGFQLILQEKTVQEKLHNPTTIIASLAIKQNSKLPIQSQDEECIEDEYETENLKDVECPVCMYHLVPPIYQCETGHSICKDCKETQEDCPTCHASFNRTQNFTLERVIMNMIYPCKHFGCRFKTEARNIKKHEATCLFGPFTCPLQDFEQCSVQVPLSKLFEHIKSKHYENLLELDTLSIPFDLALVDDIEEGYILQYGLLLFKLSFVYKVEEKKFKWAVHFVGPADECVKYNFELEIVDCNEKIRRMYVKSSCTPLCDKNDAFRDTGEYVYLHYDQVTKFIKNHLTFRVLINKKE from the exons ATGG ACTTCACAAACACCCTGTTCTTTGTCCAGCAATCTACCCTTGAAAAGCTGAAATGCAGTCAATGCCATAATCTCCTCTCAGTCTTCCCAGTCTATAGGAACCCTAAAGGCGATGCCATATGTGGTCGATGCCCCACTGATGTAACTTTCACTCGAGATCAGCTCTATGAACATGCAGTTGAACTCCAAAAGTTCCCATGTATTAACCGCAGATATGGTTGCCTTGAGGCCCTCCTTCCCTGCCATATGTCAATCCATGAGGAGAAATGCAGATATAAGCTGCATTTGTGCCCCACCAGAGTTTACAACAACTGTCATTGGGAGGGAAAGTTAGAAGACCTTGTCAATCACTTCGAGAAACATCATCCTGCTTTTATACTGAATGATTGTAGGTTTGAAGTGGATTTTGTCAACAATCACAGTGAGCAGTATTTAATGTCCTTTGCGGAGGAGTTATATATTGTAATACGAGAGGCAAAATCTACTGACAAGACCTTTTCAGTgcaagtaaaatatttaggCTTTAATTTAGATGTGGACAATTATAATTATGAATTGACACTGGAGAGccccaaaaaaatttacaagttCGTTCTGGAAGAAAAAGTTGGATTTCAGCTGATTTTGCAAGAGAAAACTGTTCAAGAAAAGCTCCACAATCCTACAACTATTATTGCTTCTCTAGCCATCAAGCAAAACTCAAAATTACCAATACAGTCTCAAGACGAAGAGTGCATTGAGGACGAATATGAAACTGAGAACCTCAAAGATGTGGAATGTCCTGTTTGTATGTATCATTTAGTTCCTCCCATATATCAATGTGAAACTGGACATAGTATTTGCAAGGACTGCAAAGAGACTCAGGAAGACTGCCCCACATGCCATGCCTCCTTCAACAGAACCCAAAATTTTACTTTGGAAAGAGTGATCATGAATATGATCTATCCCTGCAAACACTTTGGGTGCAGATTCAAAACTGAGGCCCGAAACATCAAGAAACATGAGGCTACCTGTCTTTTTGGCCCCTTTACTTGTCCTTTGCAAGACTTTGAACAATGCTCAGTTCAAGTTCCGTTATCCAAACTCTTTGAGCATATTAAGAGTAAACACTATGAGAATCTGCTTGAGCTTGACACTTTAAGTATCCCCTTCGATTTAGCTTTGGTAGATGATATTGAGGAGGGCTATATCTTGCAGTATGGTTTACTGCTGTTCAAGCTAAGTTTTGTGTACAAAGTtgaagaaaagaaatttaaatgggCAGTTCATTTTGTCGGCCCTGCTGATGAGTGTGTAAAGTATAACTTTGAGCTGGAGATCGTGGATTGCAATGAGAAAATTAGGCGAATGTATGTCAAAAGCAGTTGCACTCCATTATGTGATAAAAACGACGCTTTTCGTGATACTGGCGAGTATGTTTACCTGCATTATGATCAGGTGaccaaatttatcaaaaatcacCTTACTTTTAGAGTATTAATTAACAAGAAAGAATGA